A single region of the Aliidongia dinghuensis genome encodes:
- a CDS encoding MBL fold metallo-hydrolase: MTTELERPSHHTRVGFRNPAGSPERLRQRNRLLKFLWRQRIHARTYDVPAGHVLPMGAVLYGLDAALGHDSVTWLGHAAFLVRLARQTVLIDPFLSEYASPVQGIGPRRFTPPGLPAHALPAIDALLVSHNHYDHLDTETIEALPHKAHVRVIVPLGLGRFFRSRGYRLVTELDWHHQASTGPLTVTAVPAIHRSARTLIDRNRTLWAGFVIESDERRLYFGGDTGYGAVFTETGRRYGPFDLAMLGIGCYAPRAAMHMNHANPEEAIQIALDLKARHVIGMHWGTIVMTVEPPFEPPVRFRKAASHAGFTAETAWLMKVGETRLVPMGAKRAAAAAAR, translated from the coding sequence GTGACGACCGAGCTCGAACGCCCGAGCCACCATACCCGGGTCGGGTTCCGCAATCCGGCGGGATCGCCGGAGCGGCTGCGCCAGCGCAATCGGCTGCTGAAATTCCTGTGGCGCCAGCGCATCCATGCCAGGACCTACGACGTGCCCGCGGGGCATGTCCTGCCGATGGGCGCCGTGCTCTACGGGCTCGATGCCGCGCTGGGTCACGACAGCGTCACCTGGCTGGGCCATGCCGCCTTCCTGGTCCGGCTCGCCCGCCAGACCGTGCTCATCGACCCGTTCCTGTCGGAATATGCCTCGCCGGTCCAGGGCATCGGCCCGCGCCGTTTCACGCCGCCAGGCCTGCCCGCGCACGCGCTGCCGGCGATCGACGCATTGCTGGTCTCCCACAATCACTACGATCATCTCGATACCGAAACGATCGAGGCACTGCCGCACAAGGCTCATGTCAGGGTGATCGTGCCGCTCGGGCTCGGCCGCTTCTTCCGGTCGCGCGGCTATCGCTTGGTCACCGAGCTCGACTGGCATCACCAGGCCTCCACCGGGCCGCTCACCGTCACCGCGGTGCCGGCGATCCACCGCTCCGCCCGCACGCTCATCGACCGCAACCGCACGCTCTGGGCCGGCTTTGTCATCGAGAGCGACGAGCGGCGGCTCTATTTCGGCGGCGATACCGGCTATGGCGCCGTGTTCACCGAGACCGGGCGGCGCTATGGTCCGTTCGATCTCGCCATGCTGGGCATCGGCTGCTATGCGCCGCGCGCCGCCATGCACATGAACCACGCGAACCCGGAGGAAGCGATCCAGATCGCGCTCGACCTCAAGGCACGCCATGTCATCGGCATGCACTGGGGCACCATCGTCATGACCGTCGAGCCGCCGTTCGAGCCGCCGGTGCGCTTCCGCAAGGCGGCGAGCCACGCGGGCTTCACCGCCGAGACGGCCTGGCTGATGAAGGTCGGCGAGACCCGGCTTGTGCCCATGGGCGCCAAAAGGGCGGCGGCCGCAGCCGCTCGCTGA
- a CDS encoding DUF4169 family protein, with translation MGDVVNLNKFRKARERQTADAQAAENRVRFGQSKEAKAKLRTEAEQAQKDLDGKRVD, from the coding sequence ATGGGCGACGTCGTCAATTTGAACAAGTTTCGCAAGGCCCGCGAGCGCCAGACGGCGGATGCGCAGGCCGCCGAAAACCGCGTGCGCTTCGGCCAGTCCAAGGAAGCCAAGGCCAAGCTGCGCACGGAAGCCGAGCAGGCCCAAAAGGATCTGGACGGCAAACGAGTGGATTGA